The Oncorhynchus masou masou isolate Uvic2021 chromosome 4, UVic_Omas_1.1, whole genome shotgun sequence DNA segment GATTTGGACGCATGCCACGTAGCTCAAGGTATCAAACGTAACATCCCTACCGAAAAGTTGACGAAACAAAAAGGAGCAAGCACTTTTGATTTTCAAAACTCATGCTTCCTACACTTTAACTTGTTGTCTGAAAATTAAATATACATTTTActcaactgcgttacccactccagtcagcagatggcgaagTGAGACTTTAAGGTAATACTGTtggtgtgacgtataatctagtggacggaacgcttCTTTAAACAGCAGCTACAGGTTGTCAGCCACCTCGGTAGCTTGCTATACAAAACAGCCGAACCAATAAAGCTCTTTAGACGCTTTAGTGTATATTAGCCACGGTGTTTTAAACCCACTTCTGTCCTAGTTAGTTATCCgatttaatttcatatttacgGTGTTGTAGTTATTAGTCAGCTAGCAggctggttaagttagcattagcctagctagctaacatccccgaccatgCGGTCACTAAGCTACTCTCCTAAAGAAGAGGTGGGTatcacagtaaaacaagaagtagagggtgaggccgttactgtgaaagaagaggaagaaacgttcagagtgaaagaggaggatgttacagtaaaaaaAGAGGATGAAGCATTTTGTGGATtgaaagaggagaagggggagatgaCTGTCACATCCACAAAGGCAGAGCAAGAAGAGATGAAACCTGGatatctgggcccggtttcccaaacgcATCTTAAGGTGTCCGATGGTTCTAACGGTGAATTTAGCCAAAAGATGGTATTGAGAAACCGTTCCATAATTAACACTAGTAAGTACGGTCTTAAAAACaggcacaaactctgcagttgttgatCTGATGTTTGGTGTTAAAGCGGGAAATCTGCAATTGCTACATCCATATTGTGActtttaaatgatttatttatagccattgattattgaagaatataacacatgcctcataagcttagttcaactgttgtaaaCAATGTAgataaacactgtatagcctcaacatggttagAACTATAATGTTGAAATCATGGAtggtctgtctatgaatttgagagtagttTCATTTCTCCATCCCCATCCTTCATCTTATTAGCAACAGTGGTGGAATGACagatttgttattgtttgaactgcatattgctgtgttgtgtgtttttttttttttttttagacagCAACAAAACGGCTGCCCAACACCTAGCCACCTCATCAAGAAGTTCAGACATCTTGGCGTAACAGTTataaggtgttggcttgacagtcgCTGGACCCAGGGTTGAGTTCAGCTCAAGGCTACCCCCTGAATTCACTACACTATGAATACAAAGACCAGCCATCCTTGAGGTCAAAGTTATTGTTTTAAACAGTTTGaggatatatagtatattctagaattcatccatgatgtcataatgatagtttaaacAGGTTTCTAGGAtgtatagtatattctagaattcatccatgatgtcacaatgacagtttaaccaggtttctaggctatatacagtgaggaaaaaaatatttgatcccctgctgattttgtacatttgcccactgacaaataaatgatcagtctatacttttaatggtaggtttatttgaacagtgagagacagaataacaacaaaaaaatccagaaaaacgcatatcaaaaatgttataaattgatttgcattttaatgagggaaataagtatttgacccccttttAATCaggaagatttctggctcccaggtgtcttttatacaggtaacgagctgagattaggagcacactctttaAAGGCAGTGCTcttaatctcagtttgttacctctatagaagacacctgtccacagaagcaatcaatcaatcagattccaaactctccacaatggccaagaccaaagagctctccacggatgtcagggacaagattgtagacctacacaaggctggaatgggccaCAAGACCTtcaccaagcagcttggtgagaaggtgacaacagttggtgcggttatttgcaaatggaagaaacaaaaGAACTGttaatctccctcggcctggggctccatgcaagatctcacctcgtggagttgtaACCACggtcatgagaacggtgaggaatcagcccagaactacacgggaggatcttgtcaatgatctcaaggcagctgggaccatagtcaccaagaaaacaattggtaacacactacgccgtgaaggactgaaatcctgcagcgcccgcaaggtccccctgctcaaaaAAGCACATATACATTCCTGTCTGatgtttgccaatgaacatctgaatgattcagaggacaactgggtgaaagtgttgtggtcagatgagaccaaaatggagcttttggcatcaactcaactcgccgtgtttggaggaggaggaatgctgcctatgaccccaataacaccatcccacctgtcaaacatggaggtggaaacattatgctttgggggtgtatATCTGCTAAGGGGTCAGGACAACTTCAccacatcaaagggacgatggatggGGCAAAGTACCGTCagatcttgggtgagaacctccttccctcagccagggcattgaaaatgggtcgtagatgggtattccagcatgacaattacCCAAAACttacggccaaggcaacaaaggagtggctcaagaagaagcaaattaaggtcctggagtggcctagccagtctccaaacCTTAATCTCataaatctgtggagggagctgaaggtttgagttgccaaacgtcagtcTCGAAACCTtcatgacttggagaagatctgcaaagaagagtgggacaaaatccctcctgagatgtgtgcaaacctggtggccaactacaagaaatgtctgacctctgtgatggccaacaagggttttgccaccaagtacaaagtaatgttttgcagaggggttaaatacttatttccctcgttaaaatgcaaatcaatttttAACATTTTGACAtgagtttttctggatttttttgttgttattctgtctttcACTGTTCTAATAAACCTACCATCAacattatagactgataatttcctTGTCAATGGGCAAATGTgaaaaatcagcaggggatcaaatacttttttccctcactgtattaTATTCTAGAATTGCCAGTGTAGATTTTCAAATTGTTACAGCTGTTTTGTCATTGTATAATATTCTGCCTATTTATTTTCATGCCATTACGTTAAAGGCGAAACATACCTAGATTCAGTTACATTCATTAATTGGTTTTCAAACCTTTGTTTTATAACCTTCTCAAAGTTGGTGCCTTGACGGATTTGTAGAAAATGGTTTGTCataaaacaatattttttatttatttaaatgtaacctttatttaactaggcaaataatttaagaacaaattgttatttacaatgactgcctaccccggccgactcttggccaattgtgcaccgccctatgggactcccaatcacggccggttgtgatacagcctggatttgatccagggtgtttgtagtgatgcctcaagcactgagatgcagtgtctgcTCCACCACCCGGGAGCCCCAAAATCGTGTTCTCGTGCTGTCCCCAACTAAAATATATCTTGGTCAACCAAGAGTCATCTGTTCTTTATACTAATCACCCCATGTTTTAATAAAATCTACTATATGtgtgtctgatgctttaagcatgcTTTTTGATTAAATAATTACAGATACACAAATTACTCAAGGGAGCCATTCATCAATATCACCTAACCAGAAGTAGAAAAACTCTCCTCCTCCCGCTGCTGCTGGACTTCGTAAATTCTGTCGTTATGCTCCTGAAGTTTTCAGTAATACACGGCACCAGCGGtcgtcaaactttttccattcggagtttatcttaccatttctaccaaTCTGCATGCAAGTTATGATTTTCATCTGCTCATTTTTGTGGATCAGATTAATTTAATTTATAGTAGTATCTCAAAATCATCGTCTGTGATACATTTTTATtcatttatccgttattttaccaggtaagttgactgagaacacgttctcatttgcagcaacgacctggggaatagttacaggggacaTTAATCTACATTCTATATGAATCTAAATGAAAATTATACAAATCGAAAAGTAACTTTCattgccattgccaactatgtaaaaatagctgacataaagccaacaaataataACATTGCAGCCTgaaggtagaaaatatcctgaaaaaaataaatattctataaatcacattggctgcaCATGGCCTGTCTTCAACAAACTGTAAACATGGTATCAACTATCAGCTGGGTTGGCCCGAAACTCGTGATAGcaagcttgcaacattgtataaaatattctgggccctcagtttCCCGCGCCAGTGAGTTCTGGACAGACAGCTGTATGCTATTTGTGAAAAGGATAAGAAGTTATCAGGTATTTTATGACATTTCCAATGgatcagagcattacatttttcccttttatgctgagtggttatcgaaagggcGAGAGCTGGAAATATTTTATGAAAATactttgaggaactattgtcattcgcAATTGATTTTAATAAGACAtagtttacttgctgtttgaggtgaagaagaaaatactttgagaagctccaactcattagtggtggtgcgttaagacaatcagaaatactatcagacatcCCAAATGTAACTTTGACTTTAATTACTCTTCCCTAAAGGAGGGAAACGAGGTACAACACCTGTTTGAACCCGCCCTTTCCTGGGTCAGTGAAAAGCGGTATTCAATTTAAGGAATAAATCCGAGCCTCACGCTCATCACCTGTGGAAGGCGGTGCTTCCAGCGAGGTGTGGATTTAATAGTAGGTTGTACCTAGTTttcctccttcagggaacagtagttatagtcataacGTTAAGCTTGTCGTGTCATGAACTTCAACTTAAATACTGGATCTTGCTGTGGGACAGTTTTTTGTATTTAGATCTCTGAAATGCACTCTAACTACATAACATTTAGTGTCTCCTTATGTTACGCTGGGAAAACAGTTTTCATGGGCACAGGAATTCTAAATCATTTCAGAGTTTGCTTAATCCAATGGTTCTAACACGAGAGTCACCTTAACTTTATTGACAACACCCAAGTGGATACTGTCATTTAAGCGGTTCTTCAATAATCACACATCATTCTTAATACTGTTGCAATTTAGTTAGTCACATGATCAACTATCATCAGCATTTCCAGGAAATCATTTTCTGAATGACAGTCAAATGACAATCATCACGACATGCAACAACAACCAAAGTGCTTCTttattcattattctggtaaagaCGGTTATGACGTGCTCCACATTCGATCCAACATCCCTAACAAATGGATGTTTATAGTTATTGTCTGCTTGATTTATAGTAGGGTCTCGTTAGTCTGTCTGCACACAGAGATACTTAtctcataatgtgtagagaactgttccttgatggataggctattgtacaacacacagagctaTTTTCCTTTTATTCAGGACATTTAGaatgacaacacattacagagtagCCTTGTGGGATTATTGACAAAATTATCTGGTGACCAGGTTATGAAATGTCATGACAAAGACATTTTAGTTTCCATGTTTCACCTGAAATATTAAATTATTTATAGTCCtcggtctatgttgttgttaggtgaagttattgGTCCTACGGTAGGTCtatgttaggtgaagttatgtgCAAATTTGGCAAACACTTAGTGTACAAACCCTCGTTGTCAGGCTGATGGAATATCTAGCAATAAAgagcattttactggttgaagtggTTTTTTTGTAAATACAAAGCGATTGATTTGCGCTGACGACACAAACatattaagcaggacattcaaGCGAGCCTTACAATTATAATCCAAGGTAGTGTGAAATGATCTCATAAGCTTCCTGGAAATGGAGGTTACTTCCCTGAGTTTTCCCCCATTCACATACAGAATACAATGTGAAAAACCCAACTCTTTGCTTGCCATTTTTGCTCCagacagatatactacatccataactagcggTTTCCTCATTAGAGGGGAGGAGTTTCTACAACAAATTGCGTGTGCATCGACGTCATACCGCAATTTTAGCAAACAAAGAAAGCGTCCTATATTGGAGAACAAAAGTCGTCTGGCACAATGCTTAGGATTTCAACAACTTTAATAACCGATGTCTAGCCTACAATCATCAGTTACTACTAATGTGAAAATAATCCAAAATATTCCTATTCTTGCTAATTTTGTGGGCCTTTAaccatctgtctgactttgtGGTTCACGCAGGAGAGAGACGGgactatcgtggatcctctggggagcctcaacaacctcatgatgctgacgaggcagagaaaagtatctccagatcagaacacctcaAGAAACACCCGCAGAGACCCTCATGGAAGAGaactcactgctgctctgactgtgggaaacgTTTCAAATTTTCATATGAACTTaaaatacaccagagaacacacacaggagagaaaccgtatagctgtactcaatgtgggaaTAGTTTTTCTCAGTCAACCACCCTGATagcacaccagagaacacacacaggagagaaaccttatagctgtgctcaatgtgggaagagttttacgaCATCTAGCAACTGGTAtagacaccagagaacacacaccggagagaaatcttatagctgtactgaatgtgggaagagttttacgaCATCTAGCAACTGGTAtagacaccagagaacacacaccggagagaaatcttatagctgtattcaatgtgggaagagttttgctaCATCTTGCAAGCTgactatacaccagagaacacacacaggggagaaatcgtgtagctgtactcaatgtgggaagaaGTTTTCTCAGTCAACCAGcctgatatcacaccagagaacacacacaggagaaaaatcTTATAGCTGTGCTCAATGTGGGAAGCGTTTTGTTACATCTAGCAGTCTGACtaaacaccagagaacacacacaggagagaaatcttatagctgtactgaatgtgggaagagttttactcagtcaaCCAGCCTTATATCacaccagagaaaacacacacaggagagaaatctcatAGCATtgctcaatgtgggaagagttttgttacGTCTAGCAAGCGGACTACACAACATATAACACACACATAAGAGAATTCTCAGCTCTGATCAGTGTTTGTCCTTGATAAAATACctctgatcaaacatcagaaaatacatgacGGGGTTGGTTCATGATATCAATGAattaatgtcacaatgtagaatgtttcaacattgtagtaggagtattttagtCATGTCACGATGTCGAACCCTAAACGTTTGCCCCTTTTCTATTGATTTGAACTTGATAGGGATGTTAGCTTCACGGAAAATTCAGGCTCTGAATTGAAAGAGTACTATTTATGTGATTTAATAAAAATTGACGAGTTGTGTTACACTTACCACGTTGGTGACCCACTTGAGTAAAAAATGTGACACTTCAAAATGTAGCTAGCCGTTTTCTACAAattgtcctctaaccagggatGTACACATTACTCCCAGATTCTGTGTGGTTTTTGAGCTGTTAGTTTTAACAGGACGTgcaacctcatctccctcctgtcgcacacttgatttcaacatgataTCGAGGAGTTATGACAAATAAGTGTTGTGTTCCTTTTTTTAGTGACCCCTACATTTAAATACATCACTCCAAAATGTAGCTGACTGTCTTCTGCAGGTTGTCCTATAATCAGTGAGGTAAAAGATATCTCccatttccatgtgttttttttagTTGTGTTAGTTTCAACAGCACGAGCAACCTGATTTCCCCCCTAATTGATATCAGTGATTTATTGCTACTTGTCAAAACAACAGCGTTTCTGGTGCTTGTGCAGTTTATAAGgagtttgtttaaaaaaatacaagtaaTATAATTATTGTGGCAGATGTTTGTGTATATAGCCCATTTTATGTTTAGGTTTTCAATTTATCACAAACTGTTTCTGCATATTGGTTATTGATTTAGACAAGTTAACTGTGTTTTGACATTGGGGCTATCCCACTTAGCAAAATGTAATTGAAAAGACGTTGAAAATAAGACTATGCAACCAAATATTTCATATTCACAATTCATGTAACATTTAGTAATCATAATTATTTATGTAACCAACTGACATTTTTTGGGGCTACAATTCTATTGACATTGAACCCTGATATTCTAAAAGCAGGGAAACATTCTAAGATATGCTAACCCAAATGTACATTTGGGACTGGGCTCCGATCCAACAACATGCCTTTCTAGTGAAccctgaaaagagagagaagcttCGCCGTGAGTTGGGAAGTTACTACGGAAATTGCAGGAGTTTCCTCTTGAAATCAGACATGTCCCTGGTAACGACAACTTGGTTGTTGATTGTCTCAAGGGTTGGCAGTCAAAAGTGTTGTGTTTTGCGCATAGCCAGTGAGTTGCCATGGGTCACAATTGATTTTGACTGCACGTTTTTCCGTATTGGAAATTATTTTAGTTTGGATTCGTTCCAAGGGGGCGAGAGTTTTAGGAAGACGagagttctagaagctagtgGGGGAAAAAAAAAAATTCTTGTTTTTAATTGTTGATAGCCAGTAGACACCATGTTTATATTGGTGAAGGTGAAGCATTGTAATTGATTATAATGTGTAATTGAAGTTGTTTTATGTTGGTGGTAAGCATTATCTTATTAAGGGGGAAGGTGTTAGTCTTTagtttttccatttatgttttgaggttggactttcGCCTGTAGAGCTCGTTTGCACGTAGGTTGCACCGATTGGGGTCACCTCGttagtatgtgttacacctgtgctggcttgtccatctcgttagtgggaaggtgtttcacctgagctcttccaggttctatttaagagtgtggcccagtgctccagttgtcttgatagatgtggagagtcAACACCTTTAGCTATTTGGTTTGCGTCCCTTTTTTAAATTTGTTTGttcttttgtttgcctcttcttgggcagatttagtgggtctcatggtgggtgtctttttggtcccagttgttgttactagtcaactttcagtggacactgAGAGCAAAACTGCAACATTATGTTATAATacttttattgcatcaaatggttgttttatgcaacagaatagggGGTTCTTGTAACTATAGTGTCTGTGTTCtcctgaggatgggcctctgggagaAAACAATGACAGATATTTACAATGTCTTAAAATGTCTTAAAACCTAAAGAGACAGCATTCCAaagcatgagttaatgtttctgttctatatggtaccagggagagatgaccccaggccagaccctggtctctacacagagtactgttgttacagcagatactgtctgctgagaattataagtatctttcatacaaaccttaaccttgtgacccattctatacatctgttatttgtcatgtaggttgaaaggggtgcatcttggctataaaagacctTTGTACTTTTGTATCGGGGCTCTCAACGAATCATCTGGGGGTGATTCATCAACCAGCCATCATTATCATAGACCACTCAATTGATTAACTTTATATGTGTACATTGTCTTGACCTACTCCCTTATTATTAAGTGAATAAAGATTTAGTtcaagtataactctgacttgtgtgatacgTTTGTCACCTCATTTGATATGAAAGAAATCAACAACCACATTTGGCGATGAGGGCGTGAATCTTGACTTGGTGACTGACGACCTGGCTAAATGGTGCACGAGAGATCCCTCTAACTTGGGATCTCAGTGTGACCACACTTCGGGAACGGAGCAGATGAACCCACCTTTGATCTGAGTGGATAATCGATGATCGAacctagtttttttttttaaataaagaggTGAGTGAAAAAGGCAAAGTGTCGTTTTTAGAAAAGCCTCATAGGCTCTGAGTGTGTATTCCTGTGTGGAGGTGTAGGCCCAGTCGGCTATCTGTAATTATTTTTAACATTTACTTGTTCTAAAATGGGGTACAGGTTTAAAGGTATTAAAAGATGTAAATGTAAGAGTTGCATTATCCTTGGAACTAACCATGAGATAGAAATGTGAAAATATTCCTGCAGGTTAAAATATTGTTATACAACTAATAGATTAGGTATGTTTGGGAATAGCATTGTGTCACTGTGGAAATTAGTCTTAATCTGGCGTTTGGATAGTAACATAGAAATATGCTTAATCAGATGATTGAAACAAtttttttgtttctggtgtcctttgacagcctgttggtcttggccatagtggagtttggagtgtgactgtttgaggttgtggacaggtgtcttttatactgataacaatttcaaacaggtgccattaatacaggtaacgagtggaggacagaggagcctcttcaataagaagttacaggtctgtgagagccagaaatcttgcttgtttgtaggtgaccaaatacttattttccaccataatttgcaaataaattcattaaaaaatcctacaatgtgattttctggactttttcctttttcctcattttgtctgtcatagttgaagtgtacctatgatgaaaattacaggcctcacatctttttaagtgggagaacttgcacaattggtggctgacaaaatgcttttttgccccactgtatgtacatgtaggtagagttattaaagtgactatacatagatgataacagagagtgtgggggggggttcctctgacaccgcctgggatagaggtcctggatggcagaaagcttggccccagtgatgtactgggttgtacgcactaccctctgtcgtgccttgcggttggaggcagagcagttgccataccaggcagggatgcaaccagtcaggatgctctcgatggtgcagctgtagaacattttgaggatctgaggacccatactaaatcttttcagtctcctgagggggattaggttttgtcgtgccgtcttcacaactgtcttggtgtgcttggaccatgatagtttgaggcccctgtgttgtgttgaggatcagcgttgcgtatgtgttgttacctacccttaaaaagatgagctggcgcacacccagaaAAATAGTGTGTGAGGAGGTACTGATTAACGGAGAAATAATTATAAACTATCAAAGTAAAGAAAGTCTCTCCATGTCTAATctcccagcaatttaatgggTTTTTACCAACGTTtcagcatcactgtgccttcctcagggtgatgtcatgaatacttgaaccaggttatgtagacagTGCAAATAGTGTAACCAATGACAAtagtgaggggtgtgtcataatAATTAAGTTAATTCAAATGAATTAGTGAAACTGTTAAATACTATATGGCATATTAAATATACTATTCTCTTATCATATAGAAACATCATGGAATATTGTACATATATTAGCatcaacatacattattgtttCATTCTAATTTCACATAATAAGGATATTTCATATTTTAAAGTACAGAAGTCAGAACCCATCACCTGCTATGTAAAAGAGGCACAATGGTCAAtgctatccgggatccttgggacatccctaccctgAACCCTACcgtaaccattttaaatgtcaaatTCAACGGGCTAAGGacgtatctctacctgaaaatacatgatcgaagtgattgatagtttgtattcagcagtcataaagccTTATTTCCTTTAAttaactactaaaatagtgattttgtcagacagcagctctacACATTTTTGACTGACTGATCCATtcagccttcctctcctctgaaGACCCAGTGAGGATGGAGCTCAGTTAGAGAGCTGTTGAGGGACTGGTTCGGAAGATCACTTCTACAgccagagaggtgagaggtcacacaTGGTTTAGATGGTAAATATGTATGTCCCCTTAGTGGTTCATCACATTAGCAAAATATGGTCCATCTATGTTTATTTACATTAGTGCAAATTGTCCACTGATATGTGTAATTTCTCACCTGTTTTAGCTGTATGAAAGTAAATTTcccctcagacacacacatttgttCTTT contains these protein-coding regions:
- the LOC135521650 gene encoding zinc finger protein 572-like yields the protein MRSLSYSPKEEVGITVKQEVEGEAVTVKEEEETFRVKEEDVTVKKEDEAFCGLKEEKGEMTVTSTKAEQEEMKPGYLGPVSQTHLKVSDGSNGEFSQKMVLRNRSIINTRERRDYRGSSGEPQQPHDADEAEKSISRSEHLKKHPQRPSWKRTHCCSDCGKRFKFSYELKIHQRTHTGEKPYSCTQCGNSFSQSTTLIAHQRTHTGEKPYSCAQCGKSFTTSSNWYRHQRTHTGEKSYSCTECGKSFTTSSNWYRHQRTHTGEKSYSCIQCGKSFATSCKLTIHQRTHTGEKSCSCTQCGKKFSQSTSLISHQRTHTGEKSYSCAQCGKRFVTSSSLTKHQRTHTGEKSYSCTECGKSFTQSTSLISHQRKHTQERNLIALLNVGRVLLRLASGLHNI